Proteins found in one Drosophila busckii strain San Diego stock center, stock number 13000-0081.31 chromosome 2R, ASM1175060v1, whole genome shotgun sequence genomic segment:
- the LOC108596332 gene encoding zinc finger protein 135 isoform X4, whose protein sequence is MCAAQSNPPSFGYAWGFADNGNRAAESVLEISPNINYTVSGESMPYLLSTDGSLAVQKDVKGALASNKGNVVRRMFVVNDSSFAPGTQRVITTGPASTVVKKQDSAQQVLSINSLDKNYLLVDAAAAAAAAAGDPSASAHHHHHHTLANGSIVDAKTGQTVLTTTSAAAKSHFSSIGALHLTQEECNEILIKRAIAAGHGHQTHTITTNAAGDGVHHHHHTAPGATPSDILPGISVQVQKVIQGLEENEDSQGDAPNLKLEPGTLELSPKTELQESMHFSETDATIKKERPYSCDECGKSFLLKHHLTTHARVHTGGERPHICTHCGKSFAHKHCLNTHLLLHSTDRPYQCQECKKSFTLKHHLLTHTRVHSRERPFVCQECGRAFPLKRHLVTHSKFHAGERPYVCEECGESFAQENHLIMHSRFHGSLNPFVCADCGASFPRKFQLVNHGRIHGKIPHSCTICGKEFLQKRTLVSHMRRVHTGEQAHPCVSCGEGFLTKAELHQHVRAAHNGVNPNTSSATIIANQQQLQQPHHHPGHPQTITVVSNPANSTLLTVSTTDANGVARPQFVCRECGSAFNSREALALHLRLHTGDKSLMTDLCALTAALPGHFLSTSLNPGTVVTANPNLVGQSPVPVQIISSTGQVMSQTTLVQAANSTHPQAVVTAVPTMPVHGQHLQHVTTQHQQQQQQQHVVTVSANKPKSHFCASCGKGFAAKHGLMQHNRRHPSGGCTVRTHVCECGKAFFQKNHLMLHQRQHLETKPTISQQQEADVQQQQQQQQQQAAAAAAAAAGQQSTQVEVQILPGGHGKVIKYEICRNVLDEQSAQQQQQQQQQQQQQQQSGMHAE, encoded by the exons ATGTGCGCTGCACAGAGCAATCCGCCGTCCTTCGGCTACGCTTGGGGCTTTGCAGACAACGGCAACCGTGCCGCCGAATCAGTTTTGGAAATATCGCCAAATATTAACTACACCGTCAGTGGGGAATCG ATGCCCTATTTGTTATCCACGGATGGATCATTGGCCGTACAAAAGGACGTTAAAGGTGCACTCGCCAGCAATAAGGGCAATGTTGTGCGTCGCATGTTCGTTGTGAATGATTCCTCATTTGCGCCCGGAACACAAAG AGTAATTACCACAGGGCCCGCCTCGACGGTAGTCAAAAAACAGGACTCCGCTCAACAGGTGTTGAGCATAAATTCGCTCGATAAGAACT ATCTGTTGGTCGatgcagcggctgcagcagcggcagcagctggcgaTCCATCTGCAAgcgctcatcatcatcatcatcatacgCTGGCAAATGGCAGCATTGTTGATGCCAAAACTGGACAAACGGTATTGACCACAACAAGCGCTGCGGCCAAATCGCATTTTAGCTCAATTGGTGCACTGCATCTCACGCAAGAGGAAtgcaatgaaatattaataaaacgcgccattgctgctggccacgGCCATCAGACGCACACAATCACAACTAACGCGGCTGGCGACGGAGtgcaccatcatcatcatacgGCGCCGGGAGCGACACCAA GTGACATACTTCCTGGTATTTCAGTTCAAGTCCAGAAAGTAATACAAGGACTCGAAGAGAACGAGGACTCGCAGGGCGACGCACCCAACTTAAAGTTGGAACCAGGCACATTAGAATTGTCCCCAAAGACCGAACTACAGGAATCAATGCATTTCAGCGAA ACCGACGCCACCATCAAAAAGGAGCGCCCGTACAGCTGTGACGAGTGCGGTAAATCCTTTCTGCTTAAGCACCATTTGACAACCCACGCACGCGTGCACACAGGTG GTGAACGTCCCCATATTTGCACCCATTGTGGCAAGAGTTTCGCGCACAAGCATTGTCTAAAtacacatttgttgttgcattccACGGATCGGCCATATCAGTGCCAAGAGTGCAAGAAGAGTTTTACACTTAAGCATCATTTATTGACGCATACACGTGTCCATAGTCGCGAGCGACCATTTGTTTGCCAGGAGTGCGGCCGTGCATTTCCACTCAAGCGTCATCTGGTGACGCACAGTAAATTTCACGCCGGCGAACGTCCCTACGTCTGCGAGGAATGCGGTGAAAGTTTCGCACAGGAGAATCACCTGATTATGCACTCGCG ctttcaTGGTTCATTGAATCCATTTGTTTGTGCTGACTGCGGTGCCTCATTTCCacgcaaatttcaattagtaAACCACGGACGTATACACGGCAAAATCCCACACTCCTGCACCATTTGCGGCAAAGAGTTTCTACAAAAGCGCACACTAGTTTCCCACATGAG acgTGTACACACCGGCGAGCAGGCGCATCCCTGCGTAAGCTGCGGCGAGGGTTTCCTCACCAAGGCCGAACTGCATCAACATGTGCGTGCTGCGCACAATGGGGTTAATCCCAATACCAGCAGCGCCACCATAATTGCCAATCAACAG cagctacagcagccgCATCATCATCCCGGACATCCGCAGACCATAACAGTTGTCAGCAATCCAGCTAATTCTACGCTACTCACTGTCTCCACAACGGATGCCAATGGCGTGGCGCGTCCACAGTTTGTGTGCCG TGAGTGCGGCAGCGCCTTTAACAGCCGCGAGGCCTTGGCCCTGCATTTGCGACTACACACGGGCGACAAGAGCCTGATGACAGATCTGTGCGCCTTGACAGCAGCGTTGCCTGGCCACTTTCTAAGCACCAGCCTAAATCCGGGCACTGTTGTCACAGCCAATCCCAATTTGGTTGGACAGAGTCCGGTGCCCGTGCAAATCATATCGTCCACCGGTCAGGTGATGTCACAGACCACGCTGGTGCAGGCCGCCAACTCGACTCATCCGCAAGCGGTCGTCACTGCCGTGCCCACAATGCCGGTGCATGGCCAGCACTTGCAGCATGTGACCacgcagcatcagcagcagcagcagcaacaacatgtggTAACCGTTTCGGCCAATAAGCCTAAATCGCATTTCTGCGCCAGCTGTGGCAAAGGCTTTGCCGCCAAGCATGGCCTCATGCAGCACAACCGTCGACATCCGAGCGGCGGATGCACGGTGCGCACTCATGTCTGCGAGTGTGGCAAGGCCTTCTTCCAAAAGAATCATCTGATGCTGCATCAGCGACAGCATTTGGAAACAAAGCCAACCATATCGCAGCAACAG gAGGCTgatgtgcaacagcagcagcagcagcaacaacaacaagcagcagctgcagcagcagcggcggctggCCAACAGTCCACACAGGTGGAGGTGCAAATATTGCCCGGTGGTCATGGCAAGGTCATCAAGTATGAAATTTGTCGCAACGTCCTGGATGAGCAATcggcacaacagcagcaacagcaacaacaacagcagcagcagcaacaacaatcaggcATGCATGCTGAATAG
- the LOC108596332 gene encoding zinc finger protein 665 isoform X6, with protein MCAAQSNPPSFGYAWGFADNGNRAAESVLEISPNINYTVSGESMPYLLSTDGSLAVQKDVKGALASNKGNVVRRMFVVNDSSFAPGTQRVITTGPASTVVKKQDSAQQVLSINSLDKNYLLVDAAAAAAAAAGDPSASAHHHHHHTLANGSIVDAKTGQTVLTTTSAAAKSHFSSIGALHLTQEECNEILIKRAIAAGHGHQTHTITTNAAGDGVHHHHHTAPGATPIQVQKVIQGLEENEDSQGDAPNLKLEPGTLELSPKTELQESMHFSETDATIKKERPYSCDECGKSFLLKHHLTTHARVHTGGERPHICTHCGKSFAHKHCLNTHLLLHSTDRPYQCQECKKSFTLKHHLLTHTRVHSRERPFVCQECGRAFPLKRHLVTHSKFHAGERPYVCEECGESFAQENHLIMHSRFHGSLNPFVCADCGASFPRKFQLVNHGRIHGKIPHSCTICGKEFLQKRTLVSHMRRVHTGEQAHPCVSCGEGFLTKAELHQHVRAAHNGVNPNTSSATIIANQQQLQQPHHHPGHPQTITVVSNPANSTLLTVSTTDANGVARPQFVCRECGSAFNSREALALHLRLHTGDKSLMTDLCALTAALPGHFLSTSLNPGTVVTANPNLVGQSPVPVQIISSTGQVMSQTTLVQAANSTHPQAVVTAVPTMPVHGQHLQHVTTQHQQQQQQQHVVTVSANKPKSHFCASCGKGFAAKHGLMQHNRRHPSGGCTVRTHVCECGKAFFQKNHLMLHQRQHLETKPTISQQQEADVQQQQQQQQQQAAAAAAAAAGQQSTQVEVQILPGGHGKVIKYEICRNVLDEQSAQQQQQQQQQQQQQQQSGMHAE; from the exons ATGTGCGCTGCACAGAGCAATCCGCCGTCCTTCGGCTACGCTTGGGGCTTTGCAGACAACGGCAACCGTGCCGCCGAATCAGTTTTGGAAATATCGCCAAATATTAACTACACCGTCAGTGGGGAATCG ATGCCCTATTTGTTATCCACGGATGGATCATTGGCCGTACAAAAGGACGTTAAAGGTGCACTCGCCAGCAATAAGGGCAATGTTGTGCGTCGCATGTTCGTTGTGAATGATTCCTCATTTGCGCCCGGAACACAAAG AGTAATTACCACAGGGCCCGCCTCGACGGTAGTCAAAAAACAGGACTCCGCTCAACAGGTGTTGAGCATAAATTCGCTCGATAAGAACT ATCTGTTGGTCGatgcagcggctgcagcagcggcagcagctggcgaTCCATCTGCAAgcgctcatcatcatcatcatcatacgCTGGCAAATGGCAGCATTGTTGATGCCAAAACTGGACAAACGGTATTGACCACAACAAGCGCTGCGGCCAAATCGCATTTTAGCTCAATTGGTGCACTGCATCTCACGCAAGAGGAAtgcaatgaaatattaataaaacgcgccattgctgctggccacgGCCATCAGACGCACACAATCACAACTAACGCGGCTGGCGACGGAGtgcaccatcatcatcatacgGCGCCGGGAGCGACACCAA TTCAAGTCCAGAAAGTAATACAAGGACTCGAAGAGAACGAGGACTCGCAGGGCGACGCACCCAACTTAAAGTTGGAACCAGGCACATTAGAATTGTCCCCAAAGACCGAACTACAGGAATCAATGCATTTCAGCGAA ACCGACGCCACCATCAAAAAGGAGCGCCCGTACAGCTGTGACGAGTGCGGTAAATCCTTTCTGCTTAAGCACCATTTGACAACCCACGCACGCGTGCACACAGGTG GTGAACGTCCCCATATTTGCACCCATTGTGGCAAGAGTTTCGCGCACAAGCATTGTCTAAAtacacatttgttgttgcattccACGGATCGGCCATATCAGTGCCAAGAGTGCAAGAAGAGTTTTACACTTAAGCATCATTTATTGACGCATACACGTGTCCATAGTCGCGAGCGACCATTTGTTTGCCAGGAGTGCGGCCGTGCATTTCCACTCAAGCGTCATCTGGTGACGCACAGTAAATTTCACGCCGGCGAACGTCCCTACGTCTGCGAGGAATGCGGTGAAAGTTTCGCACAGGAGAATCACCTGATTATGCACTCGCG ctttcaTGGTTCATTGAATCCATTTGTTTGTGCTGACTGCGGTGCCTCATTTCCacgcaaatttcaattagtaAACCACGGACGTATACACGGCAAAATCCCACACTCCTGCACCATTTGCGGCAAAGAGTTTCTACAAAAGCGCACACTAGTTTCCCACATGAG acgTGTACACACCGGCGAGCAGGCGCATCCCTGCGTAAGCTGCGGCGAGGGTTTCCTCACCAAGGCCGAACTGCATCAACATGTGCGTGCTGCGCACAATGGGGTTAATCCCAATACCAGCAGCGCCACCATAATTGCCAATCAACAG cagctacagcagccgCATCATCATCCCGGACATCCGCAGACCATAACAGTTGTCAGCAATCCAGCTAATTCTACGCTACTCACTGTCTCCACAACGGATGCCAATGGCGTGGCGCGTCCACAGTTTGTGTGCCG TGAGTGCGGCAGCGCCTTTAACAGCCGCGAGGCCTTGGCCCTGCATTTGCGACTACACACGGGCGACAAGAGCCTGATGACAGATCTGTGCGCCTTGACAGCAGCGTTGCCTGGCCACTTTCTAAGCACCAGCCTAAATCCGGGCACTGTTGTCACAGCCAATCCCAATTTGGTTGGACAGAGTCCGGTGCCCGTGCAAATCATATCGTCCACCGGTCAGGTGATGTCACAGACCACGCTGGTGCAGGCCGCCAACTCGACTCATCCGCAAGCGGTCGTCACTGCCGTGCCCACAATGCCGGTGCATGGCCAGCACTTGCAGCATGTGACCacgcagcatcagcagcagcagcagcaacaacatgtggTAACCGTTTCGGCCAATAAGCCTAAATCGCATTTCTGCGCCAGCTGTGGCAAAGGCTTTGCCGCCAAGCATGGCCTCATGCAGCACAACCGTCGACATCCGAGCGGCGGATGCACGGTGCGCACTCATGTCTGCGAGTGTGGCAAGGCCTTCTTCCAAAAGAATCATCTGATGCTGCATCAGCGACAGCATTTGGAAACAAAGCCAACCATATCGCAGCAACAG gAGGCTgatgtgcaacagcagcagcagcagcaacaacaacaagcagcagctgcagcagcagcggcggctggCCAACAGTCCACACAGGTGGAGGTGCAAATATTGCCCGGTGGTCATGGCAAGGTCATCAAGTATGAAATTTGTCGCAACGTCCTGGATGAGCAATcggcacaacagcagcaacagcaacaacaacagcagcagcagcaacaacaatcaggcATGCATGCTGAATAG
- the LOC108596332 gene encoding gastrula zinc finger protein XlCGF57.1 isoform X18, translated as MHFSETDATIKKERPYSCDECGKSFLLKHHLTTHARVHTGGERPHICTHCGKSFAHKHCLNTHLLLHSTDRPYQCQECKKSFTLKHHLLTHTRVHSRERPFVCQECGRAFPLKRHLVTHSKFHAGERPYVCEECGESFAQENHLIMHSRFHGSLNPFVCADCGASFPRKFQLVNHGRIHGKIPHSCTICGKEFLQKRTLVSHMRRVHTGEQAHPCVSCGEGFLTKAELHQHVRAAHNGVNPNTSSATIIANQQQLQQPHHHPGHPQTITVVSNPANSTLLTVSTTDANGVARPQFVCRECGSAFNSREALALHLRLHTGDKSLMTDLCALTAALPGHFLSTSLNPGTVVTANPNLVGQSPVPVQIISSTGQVMSQTTLVQAANSTHPQAVVTAVPTMPVHGQHLQHVTTQHQQQQQQQHVVTVSANKPKSHFCASCGKGFAAKHGLMQHNRRHPSGGCTVRTHVCECGKAFFQKNHLMLHQRQHLETKPTISQQQEADVQQQQQQQQQQAAAAAAAAAGQQSTQVEVQILPGGHGKVIKYEICRNVLDEQSAQQQQQQQQQQQQQQQSGMHAE; from the exons ATGCATTTCAGCGAA ACCGACGCCACCATCAAAAAGGAGCGCCCGTACAGCTGTGACGAGTGCGGTAAATCCTTTCTGCTTAAGCACCATTTGACAACCCACGCACGCGTGCACACAGGTG GTGAACGTCCCCATATTTGCACCCATTGTGGCAAGAGTTTCGCGCACAAGCATTGTCTAAAtacacatttgttgttgcattccACGGATCGGCCATATCAGTGCCAAGAGTGCAAGAAGAGTTTTACACTTAAGCATCATTTATTGACGCATACACGTGTCCATAGTCGCGAGCGACCATTTGTTTGCCAGGAGTGCGGCCGTGCATTTCCACTCAAGCGTCATCTGGTGACGCACAGTAAATTTCACGCCGGCGAACGTCCCTACGTCTGCGAGGAATGCGGTGAAAGTTTCGCACAGGAGAATCACCTGATTATGCACTCGCG ctttcaTGGTTCATTGAATCCATTTGTTTGTGCTGACTGCGGTGCCTCATTTCCacgcaaatttcaattagtaAACCACGGACGTATACACGGCAAAATCCCACACTCCTGCACCATTTGCGGCAAAGAGTTTCTACAAAAGCGCACACTAGTTTCCCACATGAG acgTGTACACACCGGCGAGCAGGCGCATCCCTGCGTAAGCTGCGGCGAGGGTTTCCTCACCAAGGCCGAACTGCATCAACATGTGCGTGCTGCGCACAATGGGGTTAATCCCAATACCAGCAGCGCCACCATAATTGCCAATCAACAG cagctacagcagccgCATCATCATCCCGGACATCCGCAGACCATAACAGTTGTCAGCAATCCAGCTAATTCTACGCTACTCACTGTCTCCACAACGGATGCCAATGGCGTGGCGCGTCCACAGTTTGTGTGCCG TGAGTGCGGCAGCGCCTTTAACAGCCGCGAGGCCTTGGCCCTGCATTTGCGACTACACACGGGCGACAAGAGCCTGATGACAGATCTGTGCGCCTTGACAGCAGCGTTGCCTGGCCACTTTCTAAGCACCAGCCTAAATCCGGGCACTGTTGTCACAGCCAATCCCAATTTGGTTGGACAGAGTCCGGTGCCCGTGCAAATCATATCGTCCACCGGTCAGGTGATGTCACAGACCACGCTGGTGCAGGCCGCCAACTCGACTCATCCGCAAGCGGTCGTCACTGCCGTGCCCACAATGCCGGTGCATGGCCAGCACTTGCAGCATGTGACCacgcagcatcagcagcagcagcagcaacaacatgtggTAACCGTTTCGGCCAATAAGCCTAAATCGCATTTCTGCGCCAGCTGTGGCAAAGGCTTTGCCGCCAAGCATGGCCTCATGCAGCACAACCGTCGACATCCGAGCGGCGGATGCACGGTGCGCACTCATGTCTGCGAGTGTGGCAAGGCCTTCTTCCAAAAGAATCATCTGATGCTGCATCAGCGACAGCATTTGGAAACAAAGCCAACCATATCGCAGCAACAG gAGGCTgatgtgcaacagcagcagcagcagcaacaacaacaagcagcagctgcagcagcagcggcggctggCCAACAGTCCACACAGGTGGAGGTGCAAATATTGCCCGGTGGTCATGGCAAGGTCATCAAGTATGAAATTTGTCGCAACGTCCTGGATGAGCAATcggcacaacagcagcaacagcaacaacaacagcagcagcagcaacaacaatcaggcATGCATGCTGAATAG
- the LOC108596332 gene encoding zinc finger protein 665 isoform X5 — MCAAQSNPPSFGYAWGFADNGNRAAESVLEISPNINYTVSGESMPYLLSTDGSLAVQKDVKGALASNKGNVVRRMFVVNDSSFAPGTQRVITTGPASTVVKKQDSAQQVLSINSLDKNYLLVDAAAAAAAAAGDPSASAHHHHHHTLANGSIVDAKTGQTVLTTTSAAAKSHFSSIGALHLTQEECNEILIKRAIAAGHGHQTHTITTNAAGDGVHHHHHTAPGATPSDILPGISVQVQKVIQGLEENEDSQGDAPNLKLEPGTLELSPKTELQESMHFSETDATIKKERPYSCDECGKSFLLKHHLTTHARVHTGERPHICTHCGKSFAHKHCLNTHLLLHSTDRPYQCQECKKSFTLKHHLLTHTRVHSRERPFVCQECGRAFPLKRHLVTHSKFHAGERPYVCEECGESFAQENHLIMHSRFHGSLNPFVCADCGASFPRKFQLVNHGRIHGKIPHSCTICGKEFLQKRTLVSHMRRVHTGEQAHPCVSCGEGFLTKAELHQHVRAAHNGVNPNTSSATIIANQQLQQPHHHPGHPQTITVVSNPANSTLLTVSTTDANGVARPQFVCRECGSAFNSREALALHLRLHTGDKSLMTDLCALTAALPGHFLSTSLNPGTVVTANPNLVGQSPVPVQIISSTGQVMSQTTLVQAANSTHPQAVVTAVPTMPVHGQHLQHVTTQHQQQQQQQHVVTVSANKPKSHFCASCGKGFAAKHGLMQHNRRHPSGGCTVRTHVCECGKAFFQKNHLMLHQRQHLETKPTISQQQEADVQQQQQQQQQQAAAAAAAAAGQQSTQVEVQILPGGHGKVIKYEICRNVLDEQSAQQQQQQQQQQQQQQQSGMHAE; from the exons ATGTGCGCTGCACAGAGCAATCCGCCGTCCTTCGGCTACGCTTGGGGCTTTGCAGACAACGGCAACCGTGCCGCCGAATCAGTTTTGGAAATATCGCCAAATATTAACTACACCGTCAGTGGGGAATCG ATGCCCTATTTGTTATCCACGGATGGATCATTGGCCGTACAAAAGGACGTTAAAGGTGCACTCGCCAGCAATAAGGGCAATGTTGTGCGTCGCATGTTCGTTGTGAATGATTCCTCATTTGCGCCCGGAACACAAAG AGTAATTACCACAGGGCCCGCCTCGACGGTAGTCAAAAAACAGGACTCCGCTCAACAGGTGTTGAGCATAAATTCGCTCGATAAGAACT ATCTGTTGGTCGatgcagcggctgcagcagcggcagcagctggcgaTCCATCTGCAAgcgctcatcatcatcatcatcatacgCTGGCAAATGGCAGCATTGTTGATGCCAAAACTGGACAAACGGTATTGACCACAACAAGCGCTGCGGCCAAATCGCATTTTAGCTCAATTGGTGCACTGCATCTCACGCAAGAGGAAtgcaatgaaatattaataaaacgcgccattgctgctggccacgGCCATCAGACGCACACAATCACAACTAACGCGGCTGGCGACGGAGtgcaccatcatcatcatacgGCGCCGGGAGCGACACCAA GTGACATACTTCCTGGTATTTCAGTTCAAGTCCAGAAAGTAATACAAGGACTCGAAGAGAACGAGGACTCGCAGGGCGACGCACCCAACTTAAAGTTGGAACCAGGCACATTAGAATTGTCCCCAAAGACCGAACTACAGGAATCAATGCATTTCAGCGAA ACCGACGCCACCATCAAAAAGGAGCGCCCGTACAGCTGTGACGAGTGCGGTAAATCCTTTCTGCTTAAGCACCATTTGACAACCCACGCACGCGTGCACACAG GTGAACGTCCCCATATTTGCACCCATTGTGGCAAGAGTTTCGCGCACAAGCATTGTCTAAAtacacatttgttgttgcattccACGGATCGGCCATATCAGTGCCAAGAGTGCAAGAAGAGTTTTACACTTAAGCATCATTTATTGACGCATACACGTGTCCATAGTCGCGAGCGACCATTTGTTTGCCAGGAGTGCGGCCGTGCATTTCCACTCAAGCGTCATCTGGTGACGCACAGTAAATTTCACGCCGGCGAACGTCCCTACGTCTGCGAGGAATGCGGTGAAAGTTTCGCACAGGAGAATCACCTGATTATGCACTCGCG ctttcaTGGTTCATTGAATCCATTTGTTTGTGCTGACTGCGGTGCCTCATTTCCacgcaaatttcaattagtaAACCACGGACGTATACACGGCAAAATCCCACACTCCTGCACCATTTGCGGCAAAGAGTTTCTACAAAAGCGCACACTAGTTTCCCACATGAG acgTGTACACACCGGCGAGCAGGCGCATCCCTGCGTAAGCTGCGGCGAGGGTTTCCTCACCAAGGCCGAACTGCATCAACATGTGCGTGCTGCGCACAATGGGGTTAATCCCAATACCAGCAGCGCCACCATAATTGCCAATCAACAG ctacagcagccgCATCATCATCCCGGACATCCGCAGACCATAACAGTTGTCAGCAATCCAGCTAATTCTACGCTACTCACTGTCTCCACAACGGATGCCAATGGCGTGGCGCGTCCACAGTTTGTGTGCCG TGAGTGCGGCAGCGCCTTTAACAGCCGCGAGGCCTTGGCCCTGCATTTGCGACTACACACGGGCGACAAGAGCCTGATGACAGATCTGTGCGCCTTGACAGCAGCGTTGCCTGGCCACTTTCTAAGCACCAGCCTAAATCCGGGCACTGTTGTCACAGCCAATCCCAATTTGGTTGGACAGAGTCCGGTGCCCGTGCAAATCATATCGTCCACCGGTCAGGTGATGTCACAGACCACGCTGGTGCAGGCCGCCAACTCGACTCATCCGCAAGCGGTCGTCACTGCCGTGCCCACAATGCCGGTGCATGGCCAGCACTTGCAGCATGTGACCacgcagcatcagcagcagcagcagcaacaacatgtggTAACCGTTTCGGCCAATAAGCCTAAATCGCATTTCTGCGCCAGCTGTGGCAAAGGCTTTGCCGCCAAGCATGGCCTCATGCAGCACAACCGTCGACATCCGAGCGGCGGATGCACGGTGCGCACTCATGTCTGCGAGTGTGGCAAGGCCTTCTTCCAAAAGAATCATCTGATGCTGCATCAGCGACAGCATTTGGAAACAAAGCCAACCATATCGCAGCAACAG gAGGCTgatgtgcaacagcagcagcagcagcaacaacaacaagcagcagctgcagcagcagcggcggctggCCAACAGTCCACACAGGTGGAGGTGCAAATATTGCCCGGTGGTCATGGCAAGGTCATCAAGTATGAAATTTGTCGCAACGTCCTGGATGAGCAATcggcacaacagcagcaacagcaacaacaacagcagcagcagcaacaacaatcaggcATGCATGCTGAATAG